In the Methanococcoides sp. LMO-2 genome, one interval contains:
- a CDS encoding CBS domain-containing protein, translated as MANSFKIGTIIGIPIKIHITFLIVLPLFAFIFAMNPAPYGFNDVVPATLGYLLSFLTTVLLFACVLLHELGHSYLAKKYGVNITDITLFLIGGVSSMEEIPRDPMQEAKMAFAGPLVSFIIGGSLLLINFVVAGVITGFADSLIFRMMQLLGSINIVLGMFNLLPAFPMDGGRILRAWFARRMTYIQATHAAAGVGKMFAFLLGLLGLLSNPWNPWLILIAIFVYMGASGEDRSTAVTVTLEKVPVSDVMSKDIVSVEPSLTIEDLTHFMFEKKHMGYPVIEHNTLKGIITFTDVRKVMPLDRYSVLVSDVMSKDIVTISKEATAADAFKLLTSNNIGRLLVVDENGSVSGILSRTDLMHTMMLLSE; from the coding sequence ATGGCAAATTCTTTTAAAATTGGTACTATTATAGGTATTCCCATCAAGATACACATAACGTTTCTTATAGTGCTTCCTCTATTTGCATTTATTTTTGCCATGAACCCGGCACCATATGGATTTAATGATGTGGTTCCGGCAACATTGGGATACTTACTTTCGTTTTTGACAACTGTCCTTCTTTTTGCCTGCGTCCTGCTTCATGAGCTGGGACATTCCTATCTTGCAAAGAAGTATGGTGTCAATATTACAGATATCACATTATTCCTGATAGGCGGCGTCTCTTCCATGGAAGAAATCCCAAGGGATCCCATGCAGGAGGCAAAGATGGCCTTTGCAGGACCTCTGGTCAGTTTCATCATCGGTGGTTCACTGCTACTTATCAATTTTGTAGTGGCTGGTGTTATTACCGGTTTTGCTGATTCATTGATATTCAGGATGATGCAGTTACTTGGTTCGATCAATATCGTTCTCGGTATGTTCAACCTGCTACCGGCCTTCCCGATGGATGGTGGACGCATACTTCGTGCATGGTTTGCAAGAAGGATGACATATATACAGGCAACCCACGCAGCAGCAGGTGTTGGAAAAATGTTCGCTTTCCTGCTTGGCCTGCTTGGTCTGCTGTCAAACCCCTGGAACCCCTGGCTGATCCTTATCGCTATCTTCGTTTACATGGGTGCATCAGGTGAGGATAGGTCCACAGCTGTTACTGTAACCCTTGAAAAGGTGCCAGTTAGTGATGTCATGAGCAAAGATATTGTTTCCGTAGAACCGTCACTGACAATAGAAGACCTTACCCATTTCATGTTCGAGAAAAAACATATGGGTTATCCTGTCATAGAACACAACACTTTAAAAGGTATCATTACATTTACAGATGTACGCAAAGTTATGCCTCTGGACAGGTACAGTGTACTGGTGTCCGATGTTATGTCAAAGGATATTGTGACAATATCAAAAGAGGCGACCGCCGCAGATGCTTTCAAGCTGCTGACCTCCAACAATATTGGGAGGTTACTGGTGGTCGATGAAAATGGATCAGTGAGCGGTATCCTTTCGAGGACCGACCTGATGCATACTATGATGTTATTGAGCGAGTGA
- the mfnA gene encoding tyrosine decarboxylase MfnA codes for MEETGISREHILSILKNAKSEDTSYDRVLSSMCTYPHEIAVLAHTQFIEANMGDPGLFPGTYGLEKEVLKMFGSLLHHNNSPEKCGYLTTGGTESNIQAIRSMVNARRDINHPNVVMPESAHFSFDKVADLSGIEIRKASLDNTLKVDLNSVVSLIDDNTIGLVGIAGTTEFGQIDPIESLSEIALDRDFFLHVDGAFGGFILPFMDMEYHYDFEVEGVTSMTIDPHKMGLSTIPSGGLLFREPEYLDDLEIHTPYLSINKQYSLTGTRSGASVASTYAVMKHLGREGYRSVVDQCMEQTREIVSGAKALGIETVIDPVMNIVALNVPQADDVRKKLLDDFGWHVSITRNPRALRLVIMPHIDNNTIELFLADLEKLV; via the coding sequence ATGGAAGAAACCGGAATATCCAGAGAACATATACTTTCAATTTTGAAAAACGCAAAATCAGAAGATACAAGTTATGATCGTGTCTTAAGTTCCATGTGTACTTATCCACATGAAATTGCAGTTTTAGCCCATACTCAATTCATTGAAGCAAACATGGGAGACCCCGGTCTTTTCCCGGGAACATATGGTCTTGAAAAAGAAGTCCTGAAAATGTTTGGTTCCCTTTTACATCACAATAACAGTCCTGAAAAATGCGGTTATTTAACGACCGGTGGTACTGAATCCAATATACAGGCAATAAGGTCTATGGTAAATGCCAGGCGTGACATTAACCATCCTAATGTTGTAATGCCGGAATCTGCACATTTCTCTTTTGACAAGGTTGCAGACCTTTCAGGGATCGAAATAAGAAAAGCTTCCCTTGACAATACTCTTAAGGTTGATCTTAATTCAGTAGTCTCACTGATAGATGATAACACAATAGGTCTTGTTGGTATCGCAGGAACAACCGAATTCGGCCAGATAGATCCAATTGAAAGTCTTTCGGAAATTGCTCTTGACAGAGATTTTTTCCTTCATGTTGATGGTGCATTTGGCGGTTTCATCCTTCCTTTCATGGATATGGAATACCATTATGATTTCGAAGTTGAAGGAGTAACTTCAATGACGATCGATCCTCACAAGATGGGTTTAAGCACCATTCCTTCAGGAGGTTTGTTATTCAGGGAACCTGAATACCTGGATGATCTTGAGATCCATACTCCCTATCTAAGTATCAATAAACAGTATTCATTAACCGGCACAAGAAGTGGTGCATCCGTGGCTTCCACATATGCTGTGATGAAACATCTCGGGCGTGAAGGCTACAGAAGTGTGGTAGATCAATGTATGGAACAGACCAGAGAGATCGTTTCAGGTGCTAAAGCACTGGGAATTGAAACTGTCATTGATCCTGTCATGAACATAGTAGCTCTTAACGTCCCTCAGGCCGATGATGTCAGAAAAAAATTGCTGGATGATTTTGGCTGGCATGTTTCCATAACAAGGAATCCTCGTGCTCTACGCCTGGTAATCATGCCTCACATTGATAATAATACAATAGAACTTTTCCTTGCTGATCTTGAAAAACTGGTCTGA
- a CDS encoding ORC1-type DNA replication protein, whose amino-acid sequence MENKSLDGLFEDLLQNESLFKNKEVLRPSYTPASLPHRTEQVNTLATILVSALRGDTPSNILIYGKTGTGKTAVARYVGIELERKSEDINIECSVLYLNCEVIDTQYRLLANLAKHFGEDIPMTGWPTDQVFTKFKEAIDARKQVIIIILDEIDKLVKKGDDVLYNLSRINTDLVNAKVSMIGISNDLKFTEFLDPRVKSSLGEEEIIFPPYDAEQISDILRQRASIAYKENVLDEMVIPLCSAFAAQEHGDARRALDLLRVAGELAERENETHVGEPHVRRAQEKIEIDRIVEVVRTLPTQSKLALYSVMLLRNNGYRNVTTGEVYNVYRQLCVNVDMDVLTQRRVTDLISELDMLGILNAVVVSKGRYGRTKEIVLSVPIESTRRVLLEDYRLGMLAGFKPVITAQMHL is encoded by the coding sequence ATGGAGAATAAATCATTAGATGGATTATTTGAAGACTTATTACAAAACGAGTCTCTTTTCAAGAACAAAGAGGTTTTGAGACCTTCATATACACCTGCATCCTTGCCACACAGGACTGAACAGGTAAACACTCTTGCTACTATTCTTGTTTCAGCTCTAAGGGGAGATACACCATCTAACATTCTTATCTATGGTAAAACAGGTACCGGTAAAACGGCTGTTGCACGTTATGTTGGTATTGAACTTGAAAGAAAGAGTGAGGATATCAACATTGAATGTTCTGTTCTGTACCTTAACTGTGAGGTAATTGACACTCAGTATAGGTTATTGGCAAATCTTGCAAAACACTTTGGTGAGGATATACCAATGACCGGTTGGCCTACAGACCAGGTGTTCACAAAGTTCAAAGAGGCTATTGATGCAAGAAAACAGGTTATCATAATTATTCTTGATGAGATAGACAAACTTGTCAAGAAAGGAGATGATGTCCTCTATAACCTTTCACGTATCAATACAGATCTTGTAAATGCGAAGGTCAGTATGATAGGCATTTCAAATGACCTGAAATTTACTGAGTTCCTCGATCCGAGGGTAAAGAGTTCCCTTGGTGAAGAAGAGATCATCTTCCCTCCTTACGATGCTGAGCAGATCAGTGATATTCTCAGGCAGAGAGCATCCATTGCATACAAGGAAAATGTACTTGATGAAATGGTAATTCCTCTTTGTTCTGCCTTTGCAGCCCAGGAGCATGGTGATGCAAGGCGTGCACTTGACCTTCTAAGGGTTGCCGGAGAACTTGCCGAGCGTGAAAATGAGACTCATGTTGGTGAACCTCATGTCAGAAGGGCTCAGGAAAAGATCGAGATCGATCGTATCGTGGAAGTTGTCAGAACACTGCCAACGCAATCAAAGCTGGCACTTTATAGTGTCATGCTCCTGAGGAACAATGGCTACAGGAACGTCACAACAGGTGAGGTTTACAATGTATATCGCCAGTTATGTGTGAATGTGGATATGGATGTCCTTACACAAAGGAGGGTCACTGACCTGATCTCGGAACTGGACATGCTTGGTATCCTCAATGCAGTGGTGGTAAGCAAAGGACGCTATGGGAGGACAAAGGAGATCGTCCTGAGCGTACCTATCGAAAGCACACGACGTGTCCTCCTTGAGGATTACAGGCTGGGAATGCTTGCAGGTTTCAAGCCGGTGATCACAGCACAGATGCATCTTTGA